A section of the Ranitomeya imitator isolate aRanImi1 chromosome 7, aRanImi1.pri, whole genome shotgun sequence genome encodes:
- the TFCP2L1 gene encoding transcription factor CP2-like protein 1 isoform X1 yields the protein MLFWHSQPEHYNQHSGGSFLRVREQRFDAALHSSDVLAIPIFKQEEHHSHLSPGIDAKPPPFQYVLCAATSPAVKLHEETLTYLNQGQSYEIRLLDNRKLGEYQEPSSKNIKSIIRVVFHDRRLQYTEHQQLEGWKWSRPGDRILNLDIPMSIGILDPRVSPTQLNTVEFLWDPSKPASAFIQVHCISTEFTPRKHGGEKGVPFRIQIDTFKQNENGEHTEHLHSASCQIKVFKPKGADRKQKTDREKIEKRTALEREKYQSSFDTTILTECSPWPDLPYQSNSSSSPGYNSSPNSFTIGDGNCSPTPQVETPTLRNDKPIPGFHNETWNPEEKAKHLVPSANIQDVQQWLQRNRFPQYCRLLSSFSGADLLKMTKEDFMQVCGAADGIRLFNAVKGRHVRPRLTLYVCHESEQNRTVLQHKRDSSDSLCVYHALFLDEATAVELLEKIANLYAISPQQINQLYKQGPTGIHVIVSTEMVQNFPDESCFILSTLKAENSAGYDFILK from the exons TGTAAGAGAACAGAGatttgatgctgctcttcattccagTGACGTCTTGGCTATACCAATTTTTAAGCAAGAGGAACATCATTCTCACCTCTCCCCTGGCATAGATGCAAAGCCGCCCCCCTTCCAGTATGTCTTATGTGCAGCCACTTCCCCAGCTGTTAAGCTGCACGAAGAGACTTTGACCTATCTCAACCAAG GACAGTCTTACGAAATTCGCCTCCTGGACAATAGAAAATTGGGAGAATACCAAGAGCCGAGTAGTAAAAATATCAAG AGCATTATACGAGTAGTTTTCCATGATCGGCGGCTGCAATATACGGAGCATCAGCAGCTCGAGGGCTGGAAATGGAGCAGACCTGGCGATCGCATTCTTAATCTAG ATATCCCAATGTCTATTGGTATATTGGATCCCAGAGTGAGCCCAACACAGCTGAATACTGTGGAATTCTTGTGGGATCCCAGCAAGCCAGCCTCTGCATTCATTCAG GTGCATTGCATTAGCACAGAGTTCACACCTAGAAAACATGGAGGAGAGAAGGGCGTTCCATTTAGGATCCAGATTGACACGTTTAAACAGAACGAGAATGGAGAGCACACTGAACATTTACACTCTGCCAGCTGCCAGATCAAGGTCTTCAAG CCCAAAGGAGCAGACCGGAAACAGAAAACTGATCGAGAGAAAATCGAAAAACGGACCGCGCTGGAGAGGGAGAAGTACCAGTCGTCCTTTGATACCACCATTTTGACTGAG tgTTCGCCTTGGCCGGATCTGCCTTATCAGTCCAACAGCTCCTCTTCTCCCGGATACAACAGCTCCCCGAACAGCTTCACCATCGGAGACGG CAACTGTTCTCCAACACCTCAGGTGGAAACTCCTACACTGCGTAATGAT AAACCAATTCCTGGATTTCATAATGAGACCTGGAATCCAGAAGAAAAAGCAAAG CATCTTGTGCCTTCGGCAAACATCCAAGACGTGCAGCAGTGGCTTCAGCGCAACAGATTCCCTCAGTACTGCAGGCTGCTGTCCAGTTTCTCTG GTGCTGATTTATTAAAGATGACCAAAGAAGATTTCATGCAAGTCTGTGGTGCGGCTGATGGCATCCGGCTTTTTAATGCTGTGAAGGGAAG GCATGTGAGGCCCAGGCTAACCTTATATGTCTGCCATGAATCTGAGCAGAACAGAACTGTCCTGCAGCACAAACGAGACTCCAGCGACTCTCTGTGTG TGTACCATGCATTGTTCTTAGACGAAGCGACAGCCGTGGAATTATTGGAGAAGATTGCAAACTTGTATGCAATCTCCCCACAGCAAATCAATCAGCTTTATAAACAGGGACCAACTGGAATCCATGTGATTGTAAGCACAGAG ATGGTGCAGAACTTCCCGGATGAATCCTGCTTCATCCTCAGCACTCTGAAAG CAGAGAATAGTGCTGGTTATGACTTCATCTTAAAGTGA
- the TFCP2L1 gene encoding transcription factor CP2-like protein 1 isoform X2, with amino-acid sequence MLFWHSQPEHYNQHSGGSFLRDVLAIPIFKQEEHHSHLSPGIDAKPPPFQYVLCAATSPAVKLHEETLTYLNQGQSYEIRLLDNRKLGEYQEPSSKNIKSIIRVVFHDRRLQYTEHQQLEGWKWSRPGDRILNLDIPMSIGILDPRVSPTQLNTVEFLWDPSKPASAFIQVHCISTEFTPRKHGGEKGVPFRIQIDTFKQNENGEHTEHLHSASCQIKVFKPKGADRKQKTDREKIEKRTALEREKYQSSFDTTILTECSPWPDLPYQSNSSSSPGYNSSPNSFTIGDGNCSPTPQVETPTLRNDKPIPGFHNETWNPEEKAKHLVPSANIQDVQQWLQRNRFPQYCRLLSSFSGADLLKMTKEDFMQVCGAADGIRLFNAVKGRHVRPRLTLYVCHESEQNRTVLQHKRDSSDSLCVYHALFLDEATAVELLEKIANLYAISPQQINQLYKQGPTGIHVIVSTEMVQNFPDESCFILSTLKAENSAGYDFILK; translated from the exons TGACGTCTTGGCTATACCAATTTTTAAGCAAGAGGAACATCATTCTCACCTCTCCCCTGGCATAGATGCAAAGCCGCCCCCCTTCCAGTATGTCTTATGTGCAGCCACTTCCCCAGCTGTTAAGCTGCACGAAGAGACTTTGACCTATCTCAACCAAG GACAGTCTTACGAAATTCGCCTCCTGGACAATAGAAAATTGGGAGAATACCAAGAGCCGAGTAGTAAAAATATCAAG AGCATTATACGAGTAGTTTTCCATGATCGGCGGCTGCAATATACGGAGCATCAGCAGCTCGAGGGCTGGAAATGGAGCAGACCTGGCGATCGCATTCTTAATCTAG ATATCCCAATGTCTATTGGTATATTGGATCCCAGAGTGAGCCCAACACAGCTGAATACTGTGGAATTCTTGTGGGATCCCAGCAAGCCAGCCTCTGCATTCATTCAG GTGCATTGCATTAGCACAGAGTTCACACCTAGAAAACATGGAGGAGAGAAGGGCGTTCCATTTAGGATCCAGATTGACACGTTTAAACAGAACGAGAATGGAGAGCACACTGAACATTTACACTCTGCCAGCTGCCAGATCAAGGTCTTCAAG CCCAAAGGAGCAGACCGGAAACAGAAAACTGATCGAGAGAAAATCGAAAAACGGACCGCGCTGGAGAGGGAGAAGTACCAGTCGTCCTTTGATACCACCATTTTGACTGAG tgTTCGCCTTGGCCGGATCTGCCTTATCAGTCCAACAGCTCCTCTTCTCCCGGATACAACAGCTCCCCGAACAGCTTCACCATCGGAGACGG CAACTGTTCTCCAACACCTCAGGTGGAAACTCCTACACTGCGTAATGAT AAACCAATTCCTGGATTTCATAATGAGACCTGGAATCCAGAAGAAAAAGCAAAG CATCTTGTGCCTTCGGCAAACATCCAAGACGTGCAGCAGTGGCTTCAGCGCAACAGATTCCCTCAGTACTGCAGGCTGCTGTCCAGTTTCTCTG GTGCTGATTTATTAAAGATGACCAAAGAAGATTTCATGCAAGTCTGTGGTGCGGCTGATGGCATCCGGCTTTTTAATGCTGTGAAGGGAAG GCATGTGAGGCCCAGGCTAACCTTATATGTCTGCCATGAATCTGAGCAGAACAGAACTGTCCTGCAGCACAAACGAGACTCCAGCGACTCTCTGTGTG TGTACCATGCATTGTTCTTAGACGAAGCGACAGCCGTGGAATTATTGGAGAAGATTGCAAACTTGTATGCAATCTCCCCACAGCAAATCAATCAGCTTTATAAACAGGGACCAACTGGAATCCATGTGATTGTAAGCACAGAG ATGGTGCAGAACTTCCCGGATGAATCCTGCTTCATCCTCAGCACTCTGAAAG CAGAGAATAGTGCTGGTTATGACTTCATCTTAAAGTGA